The window ACTACCTTCTCATCCATCCCTGGGCCGCTAGCTGCTGACCCGACTCGCTCTCCCGTCGGACTCTACGGGACCAGAAGCGTTCAGCGTCGTCATGGCCGGGTCTGAGGAGCGGAGCTTGAGTTTGGGGCTCTGGGTGCTCCTTTTGCTCAGTGCGGGCATGGAGGAAGTTGTGGAGGGATGTAGCTGCCTCCCAGCACACCCACAGCAGCTATTCTGCAGCTCCGAGATTGGTAAGTCAaagggaggacagggggaggaaTAGAGATCTCTGTGTGATCATCTGGAGTCTTTTTGTTGCACATTTCCACCTTTATCTCTAATTGTAAATTCCAGTCAGCTTCACGTAGCCCTTGTCTATTTTCTATCAGTTTGTCTGTTTAGGCCTGTTACGGCCTGAGTTCCCCCACTCATCCATTTTTTCCTTCACTAACTGCACATGCCAAGACCAACACTCTGCTCTGACTTTAAGCACTTGGCTCCAGACTGCAGAGAGCTGGAGTATGTGCTCCTGTCAAAGGTTACACTCCAGCAGAGAggggagacagaagagacagTAGATTTAGCCAGGTTCTTTGTGCTGTTTCAGCTTTGCTTTTTAGCTTTTTGAGGTAAAATGGAGACTGTGACCCATTTTCAGAAATTTTTAACCAGGACAATCTTTAAAATATGAAGCGTGTTAAGTGTCcaaaaaaataatcagattGTATCCAAGAGAAACAACACGTGCATGAGTGTTTTTCAATCAACCTCAAACGCTGTTTGCCTGACAACTTCGCAACTCTAACTATTGAAAATATGTTGAAATTTATGGGCGTAATTTTAAGGGCTGAACCCACTAAATCCCTTAATGTTGAACAAACTACATTTGAGGTGCTAACATTAACAGTTTACAGGTTCTATGAAAAAGACCAACTAAAATCCACACTATTAACGTAGCTGGTTACGTTTTTATGGTCAATCCCAAAACATCCTCTTCAGTGCTCATCTTTAAGATCTCAGCGTCCCCTTGGGGTTTTTGCATTAACTTTTGTGATGGGTTGTGGTGTAACGTTGTAATGTCCCAGTCTATCTTAGACACACAGCAACATAAGAAACATATTATGTGTTAAATGTATTGAAGTTGCAGTTTTATCTTTGTTTATATATGCTGTAGATGGTACATTTTTTAACATCATTGCCTTGGAGCTTACTATGTGACAGACAGTGATTGTTAGCAACGTAACTCAAAAAGTTATAAACGGATTCTAATGAAatgttcaggaaatgttgatagtGGTCCAAGAAACACACGATTctattttggtgatgttctagaatccagagggactttgacctctAATCTTCTAAAGATCATACCCCAAGGTCAAAGCAAATCGaatttgaagaaaaacaacCTACTGTTATGTCATCTTGTGTTACTATTGCCTGAACGCTGCATACTGCATGAGTGCTCCACATTATGTTGACAAATGACCTGCTAGTCGGAGGTCTGCATGCTCCAATCCCATTTCCTAGTTAGACTCGAGATAGATGGATCAGTGATGAGCTACAGGTGATCCGGCACAGCAGGGCCCAAAAAAACAGTGTCTGTTAAGATAGCAGCACATAATACACATAATGTATAATCTTCCTGGGGCTTAAGGCCAGTGAGCCAAAAGGATCCTTTACCAAAAGAATTTCTAGATTCTAAATACATATGTAGCGAATGCAAAATCTCCAGCTGAAgcacaaaacagaaacacaaacaggtttTACTGATTTGTCATTAGCCAAGCGGTACAATTAGGGTCAGCTCAAGCTCAAGTGGGAAAAGTACCAAAATAACTGCTCCAAACATCCCACCATTTGGCATGCTTGGATTGGAGTGCTGGGAACCGGGGGAGTAAACAGATGAGAGTATTTAAGGGGAGGACTTAGAAACACCGTGGTTCATTGAGCGCTTAACGAGGAGTTGTTGCTTCCTGTCCCATTAACAAGCAAGCAAGATGTTAGCTCGCAAAGTTACTTCACAACCTTGTAGTTGACTTTCATTTGTTTGCTCTGTCACGCGCTTTACTACGGTAGGTTGGGCAGCTGGTATAGCAGTGGGATCGAAATGATCTGGTTTCTTCTGCTATACTCGGTGCTCCAGGTCCGTGTTTATTCCTAAAACATGCATTCATATAAATGTCAACTTCATTATCTAACAAATGGGATAAAACATTTTGCCCATATGAATGACCCAAATAAGGAAAATCCCTCTTGTTCTCTGAGCTTTTAAGAAAACGTTGACGTCAGTCATGTGTGGTGATACTGTCTCGGGTGTTTTTTACGCACGGGCTGGTGCTGGCCTTTGGTTGACCCGACAACCCTGTCAGAGTAGAAGAGCCGGATGAATAAAGCCGTACATCTGAGTAATATCCCTTCTGGACAAACCATGAACTATTCTCTTGCTTGTGTTTGGTAgtgtttttggtgtgtgtgtgtgtgtgtgtgtgtgtgtgtgtgtgtgggagtgtgtgtctccgtgttgGATTTGAACCATGCCATGCCAACCCAGCCTACTCCATCTCTCTTTCATTCCCTCACTCTCCGCACTTCATTTCCATGTCTATAGGCTCAGTCTATTGGTCTGCATACTAACAATATCCGTGTGAAAGCCCGCTGACAGTCCAGCTTTGTGAGCTCCACAAGGGCGCCGATTCATCGTGGAGGGGGAAAGTTACTCACTACATCAGTTCTCATGGTCCAACATTGCAATATTTCTCTTTGAATATGGAGCTGTGAGGCAGATGTATGACCATTCTCACTCTGCAGGTGTCTTTATCCCCGCTTCGTGCAGCTGGTTACCTAGCTTGCAAGCTCTGGAGATGTGTGGGTAGGGGGTAGGGGGGACATTTCTGAGTATCTGGGCCACAGTTTGACTCAGTTTAGGAGGAAGATATGAGTTTTGATGACCGGTATTATATACAATATCTGTAGTCAACCAACACTCCCCCAAGGATGGAAGAAATTGATAAACTGCAGTTTAAAAGGTCgagaccttgagcaggacctgcAACACTTGCCTTGTCAAATCTAAAATACACATATCTGCTGAGAGAAGACACCCTGATCACCACTGACCTCAAATTCCCACAGCACACACTAGCAGCACAACAACAGCTCAGTTGCGGCCATTTTACCCAACAATTACGTTTCCTCTGACAGCTTCACAGCGTGAGGTGGGATCATCCCAGAAATGGGTCAGCGCTCCctggagaacacacaggaagtcTGCTTGTGATGGCAGCTGCATCAATCTGCCCTGAGCCGATTGAACAGGAAAATGTATTGTTACACCAGTCGGTTTTCAGTACAGGCACCTCATGGTGGCGCTGGTGTACCAGTGAGAACCAAGTGGGAAAACAGGGTTCCAAGTAACTATTTTGAAGGCCCAACTGTTTTTTGGAGTGCATAATTGTggggaaaaggaagaaaaactggCAATAAACACCTGATTTTAAACAAAACTGAACACATGCTGGATGTTTGACTGTTGTATTTCTTCATGCGACCCTTACCTGGCAGCCGTGCACCTGTGTGGCCGTTGCTGAGTCTTGACTCTGATGTGTAAAATGAGAACCTTTCTTCTTTCCTGCTCCATTTCATATTGTTGAAGCACTCAATTGATGCTTATGATGCAGTACAGGAATTTACAGGAATAGTTCCAGGCAGTATTACACTTCAGCCTAAATGCTGATTAAAGTCTtaaattagtgtgtgtgtgtgtgtgtgtgtgtgtgtgtgtgtgtgtgtctgtctgtctgtctgtcagtatTATCCAGTGTGTATTCCTGCTTCTCCAAAGCTGTTGTCAGAGAATGCTGAGCTAGATCATAAAATCCTTAAAAATCCTTTAAATCAGGGGTCCCCAAACTTTTGCCTGTGAGGGCCACATAACTTTTCCCATCTCTGATGGGGGTTTGGGGTCAGCGGGGGTGCCTAAATCTATAAATGTATTGTCTTCCAGAAAACCACACATAACCAAATAACCTTTTCGGGATATTCACAGAAAATAAGGCCAAGAAATAAATAACACTATGAAATAAACAATTACCAAATAACCCTCTCTTAGTAAATAAATAGCACAAGTCACCAAATAAATAGCACCAGTTGTGCCGCGCTGTGTCCTGCACGTCTGTGCTCTCctgaaaaaaagtcaaaattctTTCGTCTTCTGCCGCAGCTGGGCATATACATTACCCCTGATTTCTTCAATGTATCTGGTGATTGTACTTTCTGACAGACTCACGGCATTAAATACGCCTTTCTTCTCAGGACACACCTCTTCCGCGACAGCATTCATACATTTCTTGACAAACTTTCCATCAGTGAAAGgtttaaaaaggtcaaatacAAATGCACATatatgaagggaaaaaaaaatcaaaatgcatCTCTGGTATTGTTCAGGGGCCGGGCCAAATGTAGAAGTGGGCCGTATCTGGCCCACATGCCGTAGTTTGGGGACTGCTGCTTTAAATCCTTAGGGATCCTGGATTCATCAGAGTTAATCCCAGGGGATGCATAATAGCAAAACTGATAACATTTAATAACTTTAACTGAGTTTCATGGTAATGTTTGACAGTGACAAATCATTTCTGTTAAGGTGATGATTCCAATCATCGatgaaaaagaagataaatgtAGCAATAACATCTGTGATACCTcaaactgatgaaggtgatcATGTCTGAGTGACCTTATCAACAGTGGTTTAAGGACAGCGACTATTTTGCCTGCTGGATTAAAGTTCCAAGTTTTTACACTTTTCTACTGAGTCACGAAGCAACATTTCAGCTTCACCTTTTTGTGCTTTTACACTCCATGTCAGGCTTGAGTCTCTGTGTTCTCTAGTTTTGATgcagtatatactgtacacaAATGTATTCTGGTATCTCCCTGTGGGTCAGTGTGTGTTCATTTAATGGGAGTGTGCAGGCAGAGAGCTACTTGTTATTCCACAAGGGTTTTGATTTCCCTcccagaggagagaagagacacaTCCGGTGTCATTATAGAGAACTAAAACTGTCTGTGAGTCGAGAGAGACGGAGAAAATgatctgtccgtccatctgcatgattgtctgtctgtccatccatctcaCTTGTTATATTGACTTTGCCTTTAACCtccacatatatatatactggaaatgtattttttatccCGACAGTGATAAGGGCAAAGATCTCCGGGGAGAAGATCGTGTCTCCTAGCAACAACTCTTCACCTTACATGAAGATGATTCAGTATGAAATCAAAATGATCAAGGTGAGATACCTTAAGAAGCTAAAATGTCTGAAACACGTCTGTGGATCATCTTTGATTAtcaatttttaattattttttttttaattttgtttctgTTGGCCTCTATGTAGATGTTCAAAGGTTTTGACAAAGCCAAGGATATCCAGTATGTTTACActccagtcttctcttcactgTGTGGCGTTAAATTGGACTACAACAACAAAGCTGGGTATCTGCTCTCAGGTATCTGTGTGTGCCACATTTTTTGACTTTAGGACAGACAAAATGTGCAGGAAATTGAAAACAGATCACATTTTCTTGTGTACATCTGTATTTCTGGCCAGAACATACTTCAGTTTTAAGAGATTTGTTTCCCTTGAGGTTTTTACTTTCCAGGTAGCAATTTCGCTAGTCATTGCTAAGGGGGTTAAATGCCGACTGATTTGGTGACGTCTTTGGTGGTTCTGATGTAATGTGACTCAACAGGAAGTATGTGGCGAGATGGAAGAATTTCTGTTGGCCAGTGTGATCTGGTGGAGTCCTGGGACAACTTGTCACTCTCACAAAAAAAGAATCTCAACTACAGATACCAGATCGGCTGTGAATGTCGGGTGAGTAAAGATGCTATCTCCTCTCTGAGGCGCTTCATAAAACTCGTGGCTCTTTTATCTGATGGTCTAATGTGTCCACAGAGACATTTCTATCGCCAAAGCCAATAATCACAATGACTGAAACTCACTTCAGGAACAAACAGTGAGCAATATCGCTAAACCCaacactctcctctcctcagatcaACACCTGTTACACAGTTCCTTGTGTGTCCACCGGAGAGAATGAGTGCTTGTGGACGGACTGGCTGCTGGATAACAGCTTAAACGGCGAGCAGGCTCGACAGTACGCTTGTATCCGCCGCTCTGACACGACCTGCAGCTGGTACCGTGGGGGACCCCCTCCTGAGAAAGACTTCCTGGACATGACCGACCCTTGATTTGCAATATGAGTGTTCGTCTCTATTTTCACTTGTGAACATCACACATGTCTTGCTTTTGTAGCTCAACTGTGCATTCTAGTAAGTCCCGAAACTGAAGATAGTATTGGCCAAAGGCGAGTGTCAAATTTGAATGTCAATCTTTtactgcagcaacaacaactaaaatgtaacatttaacaTCAATAACGAAACTTTGTAACAcaactgaattaaaaaaaaaaaaatcagcaagaCCCTGTTTTGAGCCTTAGACAGCAACCCCAGTTTTTGAATCGCTTAACCACAAGTATCACCCCTCAAACAATACACAGCTGAGacacacagaaaaagacagTAAAAGTAACAAATGGAACAATGCTAATGATAATACCCAGCTGGCACACTGCTGGTCAGCTCCAGTCAATTGCGTCATCACAAAGGTCCCAGTAGCCAAACTAATATTGCCTATTGAGTCCTCCAAATTCAacagatttagatttttttatttttttttaaaatcccctCAGTAAAACCTCCCAATAGTACTTTCCCCAGTAGCAATGCTTCCAATAACAGTCAGACATCCCCACACAATGCTCTTCGCTTGTTCTTTGGCCCAGAACAACAAGGGCATAGAACTGTTTCCTGCAACCCTGAGAacagcaaaagagaaaaaaacccacttctGTCATAATTTTGATTCCTCGGTCATAATCATGCCTTTGTTgagtgttttaaatgtttaaacccAGAAACAAAAGGGTGCGGTTTCAAGAGTCGGATATTCAACCAGTCTATTAACAACACTCTTGACAAAATCTAACAAATTTGAGCGTAAATCTTGTAAATCTGAAATCGTCAAACATGTAAATATTGTGTTTCGCAGAGAAGTAACAGTGAAAAACTTCCAAACCTAACCATTTTAGGGCCTAgaggtttttgtgtgtttcctttccTCAGTACCATTTCCTGTGCCAAAAATCTAATCCGGTGCTTTAACAACAGCACTCCCGCCAAGACGCCAATccacctgtttttaaaggaaatgatgCAACAGGACAAGGTTCAATTCCAGTTCTTTCAGTTTGAGGGCAAGACAAAATCAACTTGAGCTCACACTGTTAACGAAGGATGGACCACCGGTGATTTAATAGCTCTTTCCAGGCATGAAGCACTACAGAGACTTAACATTAGCCTGAATTGATCCCTGTCTTGCTACTGCATTACTTCACTAACGTCACACAGGTCAAGAGGATTATTTAAAAGTCATGAACTGCTCAGTACACTTCATTTGAAATATGCCGCTTCATTAAATTTGAACTTTTCTGGTGAATGCATATTAACTGCATGGCTTTAGTGAAGTGTTATCAAACGTTTTCATGCCTGTTTTATACTGGAAGTATTGTTGGGGGTTTATATTTATGTCTGAGTATCTGTCTAAATAGAGTTTTCTATTTCCATGTACCAAAAAAGATTGTATATAAAATGTCTTGATGGGAAAAAAgagactgttttcttttctttcccgaCAGCATAGCTTCACACACCAGACGTTACCTTGACGTCGACGACTCAAGGAGGCAACACTTGAAATGTAACTAGAAATAAACCTAAATTTAAGGTGTGAAACAAAACCAGAGTGCTTACCATGTCTCTGTAGTTGGGGTAGAAGGTCTGATCGATGAGCGGAAACTTGTCAGATCCCAGCTTTTTCTGACTGTTGATCAGCtgggaaaactgggaaaaatTGGATTTTCCAAAAAAACATGTGTTACCAGTGTAATGTTACAGCACGAGCCAAATGAGCGACGCTGGCAGCGCACTGTACTCATCACAGTGTTTACACATTTTCGGGTTAGCTGTTACATATGCAAAAGAGAGTGCTTACAGCCCACGGCTTGTCGCAGAGGTTGTAGATGGAGTCCAGGGAGTTGACCGAGGGGATGCCGGCATACTGCAGACCGATGATCAGGTTCCTAAAATCCTCGTTCTGGGCCATGCTGAAGGCGTGTTGACGCACCAACACAAAGTCTGGCCTGAAAGATCTGGTTTGAAAGGTAAAAACAGCTAAATAGatcaaaagagaaaataaaaaaacactcaCACGTGAACATTAAATGAAGAGCAAAAGCGTCAGACTTTTAACCCCTCAGAACATTAACCCTGCACCTTAATTAAACTGTCTGCTGCAGCATATCAAAGACTTCTCTGGGCCAACTTAAAcaatatttgctgtttttctctgtagGACGACCGGCTGTAGCTGCCCGTTTTCTCAGTCCACATTGGGAGTTACTGTCTCAATCAGCATTCTTCCTCACTCGTCTGAAGCATCGCCCACAGATTTGTGTCATAAAAGTGGTCATGCATTCGGCCTGGGTGggttttcttctccctccagtGATCCAGTTCGTGATCTACAGCCCTGTAGATCGAGGTCTTCAAAGGACTTTGATCTTCAAAGACAATGTACTTAATAGTTCAGGCAGAGACCTGATGCATAGTGCATTTGTAGCTTGACTGCCTGCAGTGAACCTGTTTGAATTGTTATACCTGGCACGTCATTactttattatattataatatataatctaattaatatttttatttcaattataCTGTCATTTATAGCAATTGTGCTCACATTAGTTTAGTTCCATAATGGACGTAAAGGACAATGTTTCAAGTAAGCACCTTTGCACAAAATATCATTGATAAGTCATTGATTTCaatcacacgtgtgtgtgtgtgtgtgtgtgtgtgtgtgtgtgtgtgtgtgtacgtgtgtgtgtgtgtgtttttcatgtaCCATGTATACATGGTTACGTTCATGATtcgtttatttttttgtcatcaCACATGGTTAACACACTTCCTCATCCATACACTGAAGCGTCACCCAGAGATTTATCTTATCAAAGTGGTCAAGCCTTCGGCCTGGGtggcttttcttctccctccagtGAACCAATTTGTTTTTATGGAGAACTGGACACACCAGAACTCATATCCCATCATCAAAGGACTTCCGTCTTCAAGGACAATATTgagtcagccaatcagaacagCCCTGTAGATCAAGGTCTACAAAGGGCTTTGATCTTCAAAGACAATGTACTTAATAGTTCAGGCAGAGACCTTATGCATAGTGCATTTGTAGCTTGACTGCCTGCAGTGAACCTGTTTGAATTATTATACCTGGCAATTCATtactttattatattatattatataatcTAATTAATATTTTTAGTTCAATTATACTCTCATTAATAGCACTTGTGCTCACATTAGTTTAATTCCATAATGGACATCAAGGACAATGTTTCAAGTAAGCACCTTTGCACAAAGTATCATTGATAACTCATTGATTTCaatcacacacgtgtgtgtgtgtgtgtgtgtgtgtgtgtgtgtgtgtttccatgtacCATGcatacatttgtttttttgtcattacACATGGTTAACACTCTTCCTCATCCATATACTGtaaaacaatcttttaaaacAGATTCATGATGAAACTTTGTTTTAGCTCCATATTCAAATTGTTGCATAAAATCGAACCACACTTTGACTTGCAGGCATTTTTCATTGTTCAGATCCTCTGTTTGATACAATTTAGGTTTTCCCTGAGATTATaacctccctccctttctctaaACTTTTCCAGGTAGTTTTTGGCAGTAGATATTTTCTTTGTACATTATTAGTGCTGTTTTGAATTTGACAGTATAGATATTTCATAAACAGCAGGTTTGTGTGCTCTCTGCATTCGGCCTTGTTAATTATTCCGATTGCTCTTGTTGTAGAGCGCTTTTACAGCTGGTTCCCCAGACCTCCTCACAGTCTGACTGATATGGTCAACACTGAATCATATAAGACGTGTCATGATTTAAATGCAATCAATGTGAAAACAATCCAGTTTTTCTTTGttgcaaagctgctgcagaaacaaccttACTTTTTGGAAAATTCATTGGCGTCAGTGTGAAAGTTTAGTCTTGTGGAACTGAAGCAAAGAAGTAAATGTTGAAGTAAATGAATTCAGTTGAATTGA is drawn from Takifugu rubripes chromosome 19, fTakRub1.2, whole genome shotgun sequence and contains these coding sequences:
- the LOC105417844 gene encoding metalloproteinase inhibitor 4; translation: MAGSEERSLSLGLWVLLLLSAGMEEVVEGCSCLPAHPQQLFCSSEIVIRAKISGEKIVSPSNNSSPYMKMIQYEIKMIKMFKGFDKAKDIQYVYTPVFSSLCGVKLDYNNKAGYLLSGSMWRDGRISVGQCDLVESWDNLSLSQKKNLNYRYQIGCECRINTCYTVPCVSTGENECLWTDWLLDNSLNGEQARQYACIRRSDTTCSWYRGGPPPEKDFLDMTDP